From the Ostrinia nubilalis chromosome 8, ilOstNubi1.1, whole genome shotgun sequence genome, one window contains:
- the LOC135073848 gene encoding ras-related and estrogen-regulated growth inhibitor-like protein, producing MKMTVNRIRVVVLGSPRSGKSAVVVRYLTKRYIGEYSSTGDFLYQHRVAFDGAVSEVEILDTSNCAIRGCLAEHVRWGDAFAVVYSVCERRSFIAAAELLSLLERTRLPGCAAITLLGNKRDLEHAREVHAEEGQELSLRFGCQFYEVSAAESCAGAALAFHALLREARALALLLPAPRRKLAAYSVSKVIGTIFGKNSKSVRKKRPSLSI from the exons CGGTCGTTGTCCGATACCTCACGAAACGATACATTGGCGAATATAGTTCCACTGGCG ACTTCCTCTATCAGCACCGAGTGGCGTTCGACGGCGCTGTCTCCGAGGTTGAAATACTAGACACTTCTAACTGCGCG ATCCGAGGATGCTTAGCAGAGCACGTGCGGTGGGGTGACGCGTTCGCTGTGGTCTACTCGGTCTGCGAACGACGGTCATTCATAGCGGCGGCTGAACTGCTGTCGCTGCTGGAAAGAACCAGGCTGCCGGGATGCGCGGCCATCACACTCTTGGGGAACAAGCGAGACCTCGAACACGCAAG GGAGGTCCACGCAGAAGAGGGCCAAGAGTTGTCGCTGCGGTTCGGGTGCCAGTTCTACGAGGTGTCGGCGGCGGAGtcgtgcgcgggcgccgcgctgGCGTTCCACGCGCTGCTGCGAGAGGCGCGGGCGCtggcgctgctgctgcccgcgccgcgccgcaaGCTCGCCGCCTACTCCGTCTCCAAG GTCATCGgcacgatatttgggaaaaacAGCAAGAGCGTGCGGAAGAAAAGGCCATCGCTtagcatttaa